A single Lolium perenne isolate Kyuss_39 chromosome 6, Kyuss_2.0, whole genome shotgun sequence DNA region contains:
- the LOC127309228 gene encoding pathogenesis-related protein PRB1-3, producing MAMEYASSTSRLCCWLAALVLLSCCPSPTAAAPGGRKLLEISLAQQFVVPQTHLRAIHGLRPLKWSSDLADQAARWAGGFTRDCAAPSTSGVNVFRGVGDVGRTWQPSDAVAAWAEQASHFDFGAGACAIGNICAQFEQLMWRMSTQVGCATVQCASGETLMTCHYWPRGNIMGQRPF from the coding sequence ATGGCAATGGAGTACGCCTCAAGCACGAGCAGGCTCTGCTGCTGGCTCGCCGCCCTCGTCCTGCTCTCTTGCTGCCCCAGCCCAACGGCGGCGGCACCCGGCGGCCGGAAGCTGCTCGAGATCAGCCTGGCGCAGCAGTTCGTGGTGCCGCAGACCCACCTGCGCGCCATCCATGGCCTGCGCCCGCTCAAGTGGAGCAGCGACCTGGCGGaccaggcggcgcggtgggccggcGGGTTCACGCGCGACTGCGCGGCCCCGTCGACGTCCGGCGTCAACGTGTTCCGCGGCGTAGGGGATGTCGGGAGGACCTGGCAGCCGAGCGACGCCGTGGCGGCGTGGGCGGAGCAGGCGAGCCACTTCGACTTCGGCGCCGGCGCGTGCGCCATCGGGAACATATGTGCGCAGTTCGAGCAGCTGATGTGGCGCATGAGCACGCAGGTCGGCTGCGCCACCGTGCAGTGCGCCTCCGGGGAGACGCTCATGACATGCCACTACTGGCCTCGGGGCAACATCATGGGCCAGAGGCCATTCTGA